From Aureibacillus halotolerans, the proteins below share one genomic window:
- a CDS encoding Gfo/Idh/MocA family protein, whose product MSEMNSNYFKSNFNTAYLSDEDKHVFKEQVPGYKFVVIGAGMIGTEHIQVTMLEGRATIHGIYDVDERSMAHTKREFETAYPGKKLHCYNSLKEACHDPDVDALIICTPNYTHIDIVREAVTSGKHIMLEKPMATSLKDALEIHELATNYAGVFQIGLQYRHKAIYSEAIHEVLERKSIGDVKTISIVEHRLPFLDKVKQWNKFSKYSGGTLVEKACHYFDLLNLFAESRPLTVYATGGQAVNFRTFSYGEDEDTSDIVDHAQVTVVYENGVHSTFNLCMFAPMFYEEITLCGAEGRLKAYENMDFLPNERPETHLEILSGNKQASRISTPSYPKAIQSSGHHGGTYYEHKYFIDNMEGKTTATATVDEGFWSIIVGLAAEESIRTGQIVSVTKLLEESIRV is encoded by the coding sequence ATGAGTGAAATGAACAGCAATTATTTTAAATCAAACTTTAATACAGCATATCTTTCAGATGAGGACAAGCATGTCTTCAAAGAACAAGTTCCTGGCTACAAATTTGTAGTTATAGGCGCAGGCATGATTGGCACAGAGCATATTCAGGTGACAATGTTGGAAGGAAGAGCCACAATTCACGGCATTTACGACGTAGATGAACGCAGCATGGCCCATACGAAACGAGAATTCGAGACGGCTTACCCCGGGAAAAAACTACATTGTTATAATTCTCTCAAAGAAGCTTGTCATGATCCTGATGTGGACGCTCTCATCATCTGCACACCAAACTACACACATATTGATATTGTTCGTGAAGCGGTGACATCAGGAAAACATATTATGCTTGAAAAACCAATGGCCACATCACTCAAGGACGCTCTCGAAATCCACGAACTAGCGACCAATTATGCTGGTGTTTTTCAAATTGGCTTACAGTATCGCCATAAAGCGATTTATAGCGAAGCGATTCATGAGGTGCTTGAACGTAAATCCATTGGGGACGTAAAAACGATCTCAATTGTTGAGCATCGGCTTCCTTTTCTTGACAAAGTGAAGCAATGGAACAAGTTCTCAAAGTACTCTGGAGGCACCTTGGTTGAAAAAGCATGTCATTATTTTGACCTTCTCAACCTGTTTGCCGAATCACGTCCCCTCACCGTCTATGCCACAGGTGGGCAAGCAGTGAATTTTAGAACTTTTTCTTATGGTGAAGATGAAGACACATCCGATATTGTCGATCATGCGCAAGTAACGGTCGTCTATGAAAATGGCGTTCATTCCACCTTCAACCTTTGCATGTTTGCTCCAATGTTTTATGAAGAGATTACTCTTTGTGGGGCAGAAGGTCGTTTGAAGGCGTATGAGAACATGGACTTCCTCCCAAATGAGCGACCAGAGACTCATCTCGAAATTCTGAGTGGAAACAAGCAAGCAAGTCGTATATCTACACCTAGCTATCCTAAAGCGATTCAAAGCAGTGGACATCATGGTGGAACCTACTATGAACACAAATATTTTATCGATAACATGGAAGGAAAAACGACGGCCACAGCAACGGTAGACGAAGGCTTCTGGTCAATCATCGTCGGATTGGCAGCTGAAGAGTCTATTCGAACAGGGCAAATCGTATCCGTCACTAAACTGCTTGAGGAGTCCATTCGCGTCTAA
- a CDS encoding BglG family transcription antiterminator yields MHNKRNQLIDFLLNQHQGYVSATVLAEMLNVTDRTIRNYIKDINESSSDIVILSSPQGYAILKEESQLDQRRDLTKKEPEEAILEFEMIQYLMNADQYITYDKIAERFYYSPQTIRSRIQKLTMNIQELGIECSIDAKVFKGIRLIGTEMQKRILLENAFASIYVKKEDFKDVVIQRFTSWLDADVIESVFKFTDEINIHYQLNMEFSIYKKLISQLIIIIHQINSGQLVDRQDEELEKLTGFKEFEVADAFRSHLQPYANVTDDEAVFLVNYLMSLQLDLEGTEITNRNPQIVDKIEAILRRVEETYNVPTHSEKRFRTNILNHIYRVIYPVSHNLLIYNPFVKETKAEYFFSFSIASNIAMQIEKEFDLEIHDTEIAYLAYHIQVIIESKDKKKIKTILLYSRGYERTKLLASKITTYFDELDICEIEKWSTTYEFDSSYLYIGINQEELTPPDIVHFIRIHNSFQSGDIKKIRFFLEAQNSIIEQAAIQWINENSPEDAIRHLLSINQREHLYEPIMKRENMSHTSIGNLVAIPHPYFETKEYKESVIFGVNKRAIQWGDELVQLIIIYIPSSDIERNEYVFTEFFQKTKSTESVRALVQATNEKEFVDVWNQI; encoded by the coding sequence TTGCACAATAAACGTAATCAATTAATTGACTTTCTATTGAATCAACATCAAGGCTATGTTTCGGCGACGGTCTTGGCTGAAATGTTAAACGTGACGGATCGTACGATACGGAACTATATAAAGGATATCAACGAGAGCTCTAGTGACATCGTTATCCTATCTTCCCCACAAGGCTATGCCATTTTAAAAGAAGAGAGCCAATTGGATCAAAGGAGGGATCTTACAAAAAAGGAACCGGAAGAAGCGATTTTAGAATTTGAAATGATTCAATATCTAATGAATGCAGACCAATACATTACCTACGACAAAATTGCTGAAAGATTTTATTATTCACCACAGACCATTCGAAGTCGAATTCAAAAGCTTACGATGAACATCCAAGAACTGGGGATTGAATGCTCGATTGATGCGAAGGTATTTAAGGGCATTCGGTTGATCGGAACAGAGATGCAAAAGAGAATTTTGTTGGAAAACGCATTTGCTTCTATTTACGTAAAAAAAGAGGATTTCAAGGATGTCGTCATACAACGGTTTACCTCTTGGCTGGATGCAGATGTAATTGAAAGCGTATTTAAATTTACAGACGAGATCAACATTCACTATCAATTAAACATGGAATTCTCGATCTATAAAAAGCTAATCAGTCAACTCATCATTATCATCCATCAAATAAACAGTGGTCAATTGGTTGATCGCCAGGATGAAGAGCTGGAAAAATTGACTGGTTTTAAAGAATTCGAAGTAGCGGATGCGTTTCGGTCACATTTACAACCTTATGCGAATGTCACAGACGATGAAGCTGTTTTTTTAGTGAACTACTTAATGTCATTACAATTGGATTTGGAAGGAACTGAAATAACGAATCGAAATCCACAAATTGTTGACAAAATAGAAGCTATATTACGGCGAGTAGAAGAGACCTACAATGTACCAACGCACTCGGAAAAACGTTTTAGAACAAACATTCTGAATCACATTTATCGGGTGATCTATCCGGTGTCTCATAACCTGCTTATTTATAATCCTTTTGTAAAAGAAACTAAAGCGGAGTATTTTTTCTCATTCAGCATCGCTTCGAACATTGCCATGCAAATCGAGAAAGAATTTGATTTGGAAATTCACGATACGGAGATTGCCTACTTGGCCTATCACATCCAAGTGATTATCGAATCCAAGGATAAAAAGAAAATCAAAACGATCCTGCTTTACAGCAGAGGTTATGAGAGGACGAAGCTGCTTGCATCGAAAATAACAACATATTTTGATGAATTGGACATCTGCGAGATAGAAAAATGGTCCACAACCTATGAATTTGATTCTTCCTATTTGTACATCGGGATTAATCAAGAAGAACTGACACCGCCGGACATTGTTCATTTCATTAGGATTCATAATAGCTTTCAAAGTGGTGATATTAAGAAGATCAGGTTCTTTCTTGAAGCACAGAATTCAATTATTGAGCAAGCGGCGATTCAATGGATAAACGAAAACAGCCCAGAGGACGCCATTCGTCATTTGTTATCGATCAATCAGCGAGAGCATTTGTATGAACCGATTATGAAAAGAGAGAACATGTCTCATACGTCTATAGGCAACCTGGTGGCTATCCCACATCCTTATTTTGAAACAAAAGAGTATAAGGAAAGCGTGATTTTCGGGGTGAATAAGAGAGCGATTCAATGGGGAGACGAACTTGTTCAGCTCATTATCATCTACATCCCTTCTTCAGATATTGAGCGAAATGAATATGTGTTTACGGAGTTTTTCCAAAAGACAAAGAGTACCGAAAGTGTGCGTGCTCTTGTCCAAGCCACCAACGAAAAAGAATTTGTAGATGTTTGGAATCAAATATAA
- a CDS encoding ketose-bisphosphate aldolase has translation MLMNMKDLLAVAYKHNFAVGSFNVANSEFVRVVIDSAEEKNAPAIIQIHPNEVELLGDDFIAYVRESCRNAKVPMVIHLDHGASVKDCMRAIRNGFTSVMIDASHASFEDNIALTKEVVKIAHDVNVSVEAELGTIGSNEGSSEGGADVILYTDADDAKTFVDETGIDTLAIAIGTSHGQYKHDRQPELKLDLLAEINQKVDIPLVLHGGSDNKDEEISQTYLHGVSKINLSTDMKSAFFREMRRFLTENQTAYEPDVIMPSARKATQEVVKAKMDLFNSTNQAHHYFS, from the coding sequence ATGTTAATGAACATGAAAGATTTGCTCGCAGTAGCATACAAGCACAATTTTGCGGTAGGTTCCTTTAACGTCGCAAATAGTGAATTTGTAAGAGTGGTTATCGATTCCGCTGAAGAAAAAAACGCACCAGCCATCATTCAAATTCACCCAAATGAAGTGGAATTGCTTGGGGATGATTTTATTGCCTACGTGAGAGAAAGCTGCCGAAACGCCAAGGTGCCTATGGTCATTCATTTGGATCATGGTGCTTCTGTAAAAGATTGTATGAGAGCGATAAGAAATGGATTTACCTCCGTCATGATCGATGCATCTCATGCGTCGTTTGAAGACAATATCGCCCTTACAAAGGAAGTCGTCAAAATTGCCCATGATGTAAACGTATCTGTTGAAGCTGAATTAGGAACGATTGGTTCGAATGAAGGAAGCTCTGAAGGTGGAGCGGACGTCATTCTCTATACAGACGCAGACGATGCGAAAACGTTCGTGGACGAAACAGGAATTGATACGTTGGCTATCGCGATTGGGACGTCTCATGGTCAGTACAAACACGATAGACAACCTGAGTTGAAGCTTGATTTGCTTGCTGAAATTAACCAAAAGGTTGACATACCACTTGTCCTCCATGGCGGAAGTGACAATAAGGATGAGGAGATTTCACAAACGTATCTTCATGGCGTATCAAAGATTAATTTATCAACAGATATGAAAAGTGCATTCTTTCGAGAAATGCGTCGTTTCTTAACAGAGAACCAGACAGCGTATGAGCCAGATGTCATTATGCCAAGCGCCAGAAAGGCTACTCAAGAAGTCGTGAAAGCCAAAATGGACTTGTTTAATTCAACGAATCAGGCACACCATTATTTCAGTTAA